The Euleptes europaea isolate rEulEur1 chromosome 2, rEulEur1.hap1, whole genome shotgun sequence genome has a segment encoding these proteins:
- the MICOS13 gene encoding MICOS complex subunit MIC13, with product MARRVWPVAKFLVKGGLVGGAVYVVYEQGLLSGSEQGAEALRKAQAAVPPAVEEWTKYFGWQLPAIPKTEFSIAGSWNAGVETVFGALSVAPTRACEYTQHGWKYLKDLVK from the exons ATGGCGCGGCGGGTCTGGCCCGTCGCGAA GTTCCTGGTTAAAGGAGGCTTGGTAGGAGGTGCCGTTTACGTAGTTTACGAGCAAGGACTGTTAAGCGGCAGCGAACAGGGGGCTGAAGCGCTCCGGAAAGCCCAGGCGGCTGTGCCCCCAGCCGTGGAGGAATGGACCAAATACTTTGGTTGGCAA CTTCCAGCAATCCCAAAAACTGAATTTTCTATTGCCGGTTCCTGGAATGCAG gggttgAGACAGTGTTTGGTGCTCTCTCTGTAGCCCCGACCAGGGCTTGTGAATACACGCAGCACGGCTGGAAATACCTGAAGGATCTTGTCAAATGA